AGTAATTCTAGTTCTAATTTTTACAAGATTGGCCCTTCcatttatttaacataacaatttttgttgttttaaccCCATTGTAGGCTAATTCTAGACATGTTAGTTAACCAAGTTACTACATTTCTAGATGAGTAATTTCTCATTTATTTAAACTATATGTATtattataaagttttatattttcaggatgtTACAACAACATACTGTTTATGTGTTGCAGCACCATCCACTGTGACCTTACCACTGACTTGATACTTTGTCCCACCACTCCACCTAATATTATAATTTGCAGCTACTTTCTTTGTGTTTTCAAAAATCTTTGCAACTCTAGGAGTAAGTGGACCATTTGTCTGCCGAATCTTCCTGAGAACATTCACAATCCTCTGCATTAGATACTCTCTGACAAACTCCAAAGCAGAAATAATAGGCTTGTCTAGACCATTGACTGTCCTTGCATTCAAGACTTCACACATGTTGTTTAGCACCACATCAGATCGTGCCCTACCTGTATATCAAATTGCCAAACTCAATGATCAATATATGAACAAAGACAGCAATAAACAACAATAAACAGCAATAAACAGCAACAAACAGCAGTTATAAGGTTGGAAACATCAAAAACAACAAACAGCAGAAAACAACAGTTATAAGCTTGGAAACAGCAATAAACATCAATAAACAGCAGTAAACAACATTTATAAGTTTTGGTATGAACACAACAGTTTTGATATGCATATACCTGTAAAATGAGACCTGCTCCAGTGAATGGGTGGAATACTTGCCAACCATTTATAAGCTTCAATGTTGTACAACCTCAACTCCTCCATTTTTGCTTCAAAATCTGGAACTGTATAAGCTTTGGATGCATTTTAAAGACAATCCTTGAAGGCAACTCCTCTCCATTGAAGTTTCATGTTCTGCCATATATGCCTTACACAAAATCTATGCTCAGCTGCTGGAAATACCTGAGTTATGGCTGGTATTATTCCCTGTTTCATCACATTTCAAACATTAATCATACAAAAACAGACTTAGGATAATTGCTGAATGTAATACCATACCTTTTGCCTGTCAGGAATGAAGGTGAAATTTGCATGATCTGGAAGATCCAAGTCATCTTTAATACATTGTAGGAACCAGATCCAGGAGCCTTTGTTCTCAGCCTCAACAATTCCATAAGCTAAAGGATAAATGCCATTGTTGGGATCTAAACCAACTGCAGTTAGCATCTGACCAGGGTAGGGGCCTTTCATAAATGCCCCATCTAACCCCAACAGTTCCCTCCTACACTCTTTAAACCCTTCTTTCAGTGGTCCCAGACAAACATAAATCCTCTTGAAGATCCTTGTGGGTGCATGTGGGTTACACTCAGGTTCAACAACAAATTTAACTGTTGTACCTGGATTGGTCCTGTGCAGTTCCATGACATAGTCCCTGAGGCTTGCATACTGAACTTTGAAGTCCCCTTCAATCTTTTTTGTAGCCTTGAGCTTTGTCCTGAAAGTCTGTAATCAACTTAAACTTAGTTAATGGTCTATAATTAAAGAAAAAAACAGAAAcagaaattagggtttatacCTTCATTTTTGTCACGGACAGCTCATACTTCCTCCCAAGCTCTTCTTGTAGCCTACTTACTGAAATATTAGGGTTGGCTGCAATCTGATTCATCACAAACTCTTTTTTAGCCAAGAAGGTAGAAGTGAAAGGCTGTATTTTTCTGGATGTGAGACACTTGTGATCTGGTTGGTAAGTCTTTACCACCCAAGTCTCATCTTCATCGCTCAATCTAGACAAGTACAAAACCCAAGGACAATCTACACTATTTAACCTACCCTTCCTTTTATCATTGCATTCTACCAATCCCTTTTTAAACCCCTTTTTTGTCCCACTTGCAGAAGATTCCTTGCCTTTTTGGCAAGTTGCAGATTGTATATGGATACCAGGCCCACTTTGGCTGGGCCCAGTTTGATTCGGCCCACATGTGAAAATTGGACATCTACCCTCACAAACCACCCTAATTCCTTTTTTATCATTTCTCAGAAAAGACAGTGACCTCCTTGTTTCAATTGCATGTTTGTTTATCTTGTCTTTTGCCGCATTGGCTGTTGGAAACAACTGACCAACATAAAAGGTCACTTGGGATGTTGATTGTCCACCCCTCTTTTTCCTCCTCAACTCTCTTAATTTCAAACTTCTCCTAGTTTCGAAATCTTCCATTTCCTCATCAGTCAAACTGTCAAAAGACTCATAACTTAGATTTTCATCATCTAATAAGTCATCACTAGTATCCACATCATGGTTGCCAACGGACTCTACTTCAGCTCCCATAAAGTCCACACTCCTGTCAACATTTGCATGGTAGTCCATCATGTCATACTCAGCCTCATCCATGCTCTCTAACCCCTTTACAAAGTCACTATCATCTGAATCATCACCCTCAGGTGATTCATCATCATCAGCCTCAGCACCATCAGTTGCCTCACCACCCTCATCATGCTCAGACTCACCACCCTGATCATGCTCAGACAAACCACCCTCAGCTTGCTTAGACTGACCAACCTCAGACTCATCACCCTCCGCTTGCCTAGACTCACCATCTATTGGAAAATCAGTTGAGAAATTTGCATTGTCAAAATCATAGCTAAAACTGTTATTGAACGATGCATTCTCCACAACTACATTAGCATCTACACCACCTACATTAGCCTCTACACCACCTAGATTAGCCTCTACATCTTCATTAGTTACAACTTCATTTACAACTTCATTAGTTACCTTATCAGCAGCCTCTACACCACCTGTGTTACCCTCTGCATTAACAGCCTCTACACCACCTGTGTTACCTTCTGCATTAACAGCCTCTACACCACCCGTGTTACCCTCTTCAACATCATCATTTATAACTTCATTAGTTACCTTATCAGCAGCCTCTAAACCTTCTACATCAGTTACATCTTTCCATTGAAGTAACAGATTTTTTGATACCCTAAGTTTCTTTTTTCTAGGCCTTTGAATGGTATTAACAGCACCCCCTCATTTTCTAATTCTTGAATAACCACCTTCGATGATTGTGTAGGACTAAAGTAATTTTTAACCTTGGTTTCACCATGTTCTATAAACACCTTAATAACTTTGTTTTTTGCAACATATTTGGCCAAAAGCCTAACATCACCATCATTACCTAAAGGACATAATCCAACATCTAAATCTAACTCAGGAATCTTAAAATGGTAATACAACTTCACATCAGGAACATATAGTTGAAGATCTCTCACCATCCAATCGATTTCATGCACTGAAAATTCCTCAATGTTGCAGTAGTCAACATAAGCAGAAACACACCACCATAAAGAAGTTTTATGCTGAAAAAGTTCTCAAAACCATCTGCACATACATTAAACTCACATTAGGGTATAAAATTAGAGATATTGTTAGGGTTTTAATAGTTTATTTGTCTATATTGCATGTTGTTCAACCTGTACCATTCTTGCACAATGAAGCTAGGGTTTTAACGATACATACCGTAAACACTCTCTGGTACAAACGACTTCACATACTCAGAATTGGACCGGAAATTCCACTGATGGTTGTTGTTTGGATGTTGAGGATCGTCGTCCTTCATTTTCGTGGGAAGATTCTGATGATCAATCGATCAGATTTAGAGTTTAGATTGTGAAGAGATTAGGGGAAGATGATGAGCCGGATTCTCCTTAGGGAGGGAGGGAAAACAACTGACAATGAGGGAGTAGGGGTGCAGGCATACTTTTATATGTTAGGCACAAAtaaattgaccaaaatacccctcacGTGATATGCACATGGGgtcacttaacagagaaaacaaactgaagttagacccagggactatccaggaacaaaaaatgaaaacttggggactattcaggtaatttaaaaagttggggactataggtgaaaaaatgtgaaaccacagggactatccgggcatttttctcaagTTTAAATTATATTACTTATgctatatattaatatatatttttctcgaCATTACGGTGAAAATTATATTAAAAACGAAGTTGCATTCAAAATACTCGTAATCAATAGCAAGTGTTGGTTCGGTAACTTTATCGGCTGAACAACATCGGTATCGGAATCTATGTTATCGGAACCAATTCtgatattcatttttatggttttcgacgGATGTAAAACGCGTATCGATATCTTTTTGACCGGGGTTTCTTTTCTAGTTGATATATCAAGTGGCGATATCGTAATTCATGGCAGACCGGATCACAAAATCGATAAATTCACGTTGTATTGCATCAGTGGCAGATCTAGACCAAAATTTTAGGGGTAACGTTCAAAATTGTTTTTATCGTACTTCATACAATGTAAACggaacaaaaataaaaacacgaCAACAAATGATGATAAATACAACCTAATCCTCTTCGGTTTTTGAAAGATTGAAATCGAGTCATTACATGCTCTTCTTTTACTTTATCGATCCGGTTGGGCCGCTCTAACCGGATATATATAGGAACCAGATCATATATTTAATGATTAACCAAAGATATATATAAGCTATTTTGAAAAATCATtgaataaaacataaaaaaaagtaGTAATAAAACATATTAATCACTTTCAAGTTTCCAAACTTCAATTTCAATTATAAACTCTAAAACAACTTCTCTATTCTCTTTCTATGCCTTCTTTTcaacttttctatcattttttcTACTTCTAGTGCTCTTTTCTAGTTCTAGAGAACCCTGATTCCAACATGCTTCATAGGTTTTGAGGATGAAGGTAACAAACAAGATTTGTTCAAAACACACAGTGAAAGATCAAAGAAATTTTTTTATGGTGGTGAAATATTTTATAGCTCGTTTGTCTATtgctatattatatttttttcgtTTTGGTTGGATCAGATCATGTAAAAAAGTAGTTAATACTGAAATAATATTTACGATAAACTTCATAATTTTTTGTTGTAACTATTAAAAGTTTTGGTCCCGTtgaaataatatttatattaaatttaataattattTGTAGCAACTATTATTAGCCATGAAAAAAATTCCTATTAGCCTACATATTTGATCTACGAAATTAGAAGTGGAAGGTGAGGCCTAGTTATAGCCCACCAATCTAGATTTAATATTGAAGTTGCCTTAAAGTTAAATTACCATAGTCATGTATGCCCCCTTCTTCTGTTCAATCTTCAACCAGCCGTTGCTGGAGCTTAACTTCGTTGCCACTAAATAAGGCCCTCTGTCTCTCTGCTCCACCATCTTCTTCCATTCATTCTTTTGCTCTTGACTAGGGGTAATATAATATTATTTCAAGGGTAGCGGAATAAAAAAGTCAAAATATGTATTTGTTTTTGCACTTCGACCGAAAAGTTAAGAGGGTAGCAGGGGTTACCCCTACCAAAGAGGTAGATCCACATAAAATCTGAAGatttttatctttaaataatcTTTTATATGGTCAAAATTAAAAAGATAAATTAATTATACatgtaaaaaaatataacacataAAATATGAAGATTTTTATCTTTTATATGGTCACTATTAGTCCTCTCCCCAACAACTACCCTATGAAGTAAGAACGTGTTTCAcgtaacattaaaaaaaaaaaaaaaaccaatctTCTTCTTGTCCACTTAAACTTCATCTCCGACCACCGGAAAACAAACAAAATGACCGAATATCAACCAACACCTACACCTCTAGCTCCCTTCATAATCCACAACTTTATAATCCCCTTAATCATATACACAAACAAATCCCTCAAACACTTAACCCGTAAATTCAAACTTTTCGAAATCATTAGTTACACTATCGTCACTAGTTTCTTATTCTTCCTCAAAATCATCCGCTCCTTCATCCCTTCTGTTTTCAATTATAATTCTATTCCAGAATCGGAATCTGAATCGTCAGATTCCGATTCTGACAGATATCATTGGATTCCGTTTCTAAAAGGGTACGGACAGTGTACGGATGTTGGTGATATTGGTAGTTTCGAGGGTGACACGTGCATCGCACGTGCGCTTTATCAGTTGCTTGCAATACATAATGAGATACCAGTCAGTTCAAGAAAGTACGAGGTTGTCAGATCGTACGCCGAGAAATTGATGGATGAAAATCTCGGGGTCAGCTGCGAGCCGTTGCGCCAAGTGAACGCCACGGTGCTCTCTGGCGCGTTTGCTCGGGCGCTTCGACAGTTGGAGGTGGCGGTGGCTGAGGGGGATTGTGGTGAGGTGGATTCCGGTGTGGATGTTGTAGAgaagagtggtggtggtggtggtggttgttttgGGTTGAGCCGGGTGGTGAGGACGGCTGGCTATTTTGGTGGCGCGGCTTGGACTAGGTTTGTGAAAAGGAAAAGTCGGCTTGGGGTTTCGGCTGAGAAGCTGGCGGCTGAATTGCTTTGGCTTGCGCAGAAGCTTTCGGCTTGTGGGAGTGGTGATGAAGCTGTACGGCAATGGGCTTCGGCTTCTAACTTGGCTTCGGTGTCTCTCACTACTCAACTGCGGCTGCAAGGATCTTTAGTTAAACTTTCAGGTAACTAATTCTCTCGCATTAGTCTTGAAGTAATCGCTAATCGATAGTCGGGCGGTagggtgggtgggtgggtggggACTAGCGATTAATCAGGGATTAATCGGTGATTAATTGACGCCTAGtcaggatttttacaaccattCATTTAACTgaaatattagaaaaaaaaaaataaaaagcggATCGAAAAGTaatatttagataattttatttcGGAAACACGTTAACCGAACCAATAATTGTATCAATGGATATATCAAACCTTTATGTGAATGATTATTTCACAATTTTTATTGTCTTGATTGAGATCAGAAAATCTTTAATTATCTAATTGAACCGAACCATTAGATAAGCAAACCATTATTTGAATGTTTGATAATGTGACAATTTTGTTGTTTTGGTTGAGGTTATATAATCTTTAAATATTTGTAACCTCTAAAAGTATAGACTCAAATATATAGTAAATTTGTTGAAATCTTTCACATTCTTAAAGCCTATAATAATTAACAATAATGGATTGGTTTTATATTTTCAGTAGTATGTTCTATGTTACAATCTTAGGGTCTTTTTGAATGGCAAACTTGGAAAGTAGTAACATAACCCTGAATCCGACGCAGTGTATTTGTTCAAGCAAGCGGCAAGTATGGGAGGCAAAGATGATGATGAGGGCACCATGGAGGAACTAAGGAAAATCAAGATGAAAATGTTAATGTCATGGATACCATTCTTGTGTCGATCAAGTATTGGCACAGACGCGCCTGTACTAAGTTTTAATGAGAAAGCCGAGCTCGAAAATGTCTTAGGCGAGCTCATAGGATCTTTAAAACACGAAGACGAGCAAGAAAAGGTGTTGTCTTTATGGCTCCACCACTTCACTCATTGCTCATCTTCCGACTGGCCCAACCTTCATCTTTACTACGACCATTGGTGCATCATATCCCGAAAGCTCTTGATTCTCGACAGTAAATAATTTTAAGCAAACAAGAAGGTGCACAGGTTGTTCCATGGAAGGTACAGGAAAGAccatgattttctataaaatgtTATATATGTAGCTTTTTTATATGTTACTATATTGTGACATTATACGTATTAAAAGTTGTTAATCTGTATGTGACCACAGTATATGTTTATTAATTGTGTAATTAATGTTCATGCAATAAATAAAATGCTCAATGTCACACATTCCATGTTAAAAACATGTTATTTCTTTTCTGGCTTATATCATTGGGTAGTTAGTATTTTTGTTGTTGAATCAGTTGTTTATGCGTGTATATAAACAAACAGCAAATACACTTGTTTGACGAATTCTTATGGTCTGCGACGTAGGCAATGCAAATGTAGCATCTAGGCCTTGTTCTTGTCGAACTTTACGAATTGTGTTGCGCATGTTGTCAAGTAAATCTCCATATGTTGGTTCGTATGTGCTTTTCACAGCTTTAATGAAGCTATACGTCAATGCACCAATCGCATTGCCTGTGAAAGCCTGCGTGAATGTAAACATGTTAAGTGAAGCCTTCTATAGCTATTTGTACTTGAAAATTGTATTCTTACAACAAGGTAGAACAGTACTCTATTTTGCCATTAATGCATACAAACATATTCAGATGAGATTAGCATACTTACTGATGAGATTAGCATACTTACTGATGACGGGCCAATAGGTTGCCCAAGTTGACCCGTCTTGGGCTCCTCTCATGTAGGCCCAACTGGTGAGGCCCAAATTGTAATACTTGCCTCTTAAGGGATTCccccatgggggggggggggggaagagGTCTTCAGAAGAAACAGGGATCATTAATGGTGATGAGAAAAGGATCTCCGATGGACACTGTACTTCCGAGCCGGCTTCATTAAATAAGGGCAACGATCTCACCGTtggggctcagacacgtgtctgagtccCCCAAAGATAGTCAGAAGCCGTTAGATCGCTTTAGTACCGTTCCATTGAAGAGATAAGCCCTCCTGGCTATATAAGAAGAACAAAAGGGATCTATTTCTCAAGTCCAAGGTATCTCACTTAATGCTTTACTCGCTTATTTATTCCGACCATAATTCCCTCACATTAAATACCCACATTTACATCTGATTCACACCACAGAGGAACATTCCGGTGATCATACTCATCGGAATAAGCTACTCTCTTActctccggcaagtttacttactttcacgccggagcttggtcacggatccccccgctggggccctccgtgacgaggctaacggtttccTTTTTTGTAGAGAACAAAAGCTGGGATATTACGACGTCAGCGAAGACCCTTTGAACGTCATCCAGGGATTTGGGgattcgacattggcgccatccgtgggacagTTCAGTCCGGCTGATTTTCTCACTTAAAAATCACCGGCGTTGTAATAACCCAATCCGAGAAAGATGGCATGGCAACACCACCAAGTTCACGAACTATCGAGACGGTGCAAGGTGACCACGACAGGGTCACGGTGGAAGACATCACTCATGAAGAAGAAAACGAGAACCGGACAAGAACCCTGGAAAGGGAAGAGACCGTCACCCCAGACTTCGTTGCCATGCACAAGGAAGAGCTAAAGAAGCACCTCGAGGACCTGGAGAGACAGGAGAGGCTCGATAGCCTCAGGGCTTGACTGTCCTTTGATACGCCACTTAACAAGGGAGAAGTGGATCCACAAAACAAGAATGATAGCTCTGACTCTCTAGAAACCTTCATGACAACCCTCAGGCAGATGTCATCAGAAGAAAGAGAGGACCTTATCACAGGAAAAGGGcagaaaggaaaagaaaaggagaaAGAGAATCAAAACGACGATGGTCTGGATCAGCCCTACCTCCCTCGAGATTTAGCTGAGATCTCAAAGTTTACCAAAAGAATCGCTGAAGCACCAATGCCCCCCAAGCTCAAGTTACCCTTGAACTTTGACAGATATGATGGGACACGGGACCCGGAGGATCACCTTCATGCCTTCAAGGGTGCAGGACAGTTAGGGCGATGGCCCATGTCTGTTTGGTGTCACATGTTCGTACAAACCCTAACGGAGGGAGTCAGGctctggtttgacagccttcccCCCGGAGGAATCGATAGTTATGAAGAACTAAGCGAGAAGTTCCTGAGAAACTTTGGTCAATATAGTAAGGTGGTCAAAAACCCAAACGAAATCATGCATATAAGGCTAAGGGATAACGAACGGATAGATCAGTACATGGAAAAGTTCGTCAAGGAAAGTATGAAGGTCGGGGATCGGCGATCTGCAGGCACAGGCTTTAACCCCACACGGAGCTTTGGTATTCTAAACGCTGAAGGGCTTGCCTTGGGTAAAGTATTCATACGAAGTAGTGTCTTCCGTTTTTGAAGGGGAAGTGCCTGAAAAGCCTCAAAACGAAGGAATAGAAGAATGGGTCCTTTGCGACAGATTCCTGGAGCAAACAGTTAAAATGGGAAGCCACCTCAGCGATAAAAGCAAAAGTGCTCTCAAGGAATTACTTCTCTTCAACATAGATGTATTCGCATTTCAACACGGAGACATGACCGGGATTCCGAGAAGTCTAATTGAACACCGGCTTAACACGTACACCTGGGTGCAGCCGGTAAAGTAAAAGAAACGGAGCATGGGCCTCAGCAAGAGAAGGGCTGCATGTGAAGAAACCATAAAGCTACTCAGAGCGGGGATAGTAAGGGAGGTGAAGTACCCTTCCTGGGTCGCCAACCTAGTCATGGTCAAGAAAAAAGATGGAGGGtggaggatgtgcatagacttccAGGACCTGAATAAAGCGTGCCCCAAGGACTGCTATCCCCTCCTGGAGATAGACGTCCAGGTGGATTCTTTATCTCAGTACCCCCTTAAGTGTTTCCTTGACGCATACAAAGGATATCACCAAATACAAATGTCACTAGAGGACGAAGAGAAGACTGCATTCATCACGGACGAAGGGACCTTTTGCTACACTAAAATGCCCTTCGGAGTAAAAAACGCAGGGCCACTTACCAAAGGTTCATGAATACCCTCTTTAGGGAGCAACGGGGACAAAACTTGGAAGTATACGTCGACGACATTGTCATAAAAAGCCTCACAGAGATGGCCATGATAGAATATATAGCAGAAACCATGTGGACTATCCAAGATGTGAACATGAAACTAAACCCAGGAAAATGCTGCTTCGGGGTAGAGGAAGGAAGATTCCTGTGAGTAGTGGTCACCAAGGGAGGGATCAAAGCCAATCCGGAGAAGACCCAAGCTGTGGCCGAAATGCGATTCCCCCGGTCCATAAAAGACATTCAACAACTGAACGGGAGACTGATTGCCCTGAACTGTTTCTTGTCAAAGGTAGCTGATAGAACTCTCTCCTTCATGAAAATGTTGAAGGATTGTCTCCAGACAGACAAGTTCAGGTGGACCTCAGAAGCTGAGACAGCTTTTCGGGAAATGAAAGACTACATCTGTAAGCTCCCAACCTTAGCCACTCCGGTCCTCGGAGAGGACTTGCTCCTGTATTTTTCCACGTCGAAGACAACCATAAGTGCAGTAATGATGGTGGAGAGGGAAGAAAAGCAGATCCCCATATATTTCATTAGTAGAACCCTTAAGGGCCCCGAGTAACGTTACATGCCTCTGGAGAAGCTAACCCTGGCACTTGTCTTCGCATGCTGGAGACTTAGAAGATATTTCCAGGCACACAAAGTCACGTTACTGATAGATCAACCGATCTAAAAGGTGCTCAGGAGACCAGAGCTGTCGGGCTGGTTGACCAAGTGGGCAGTTGAGCTGGGAGAACACTCCTTAGAATACAAAGCCAGAACAGCAATGAAGGGGCAAATACTGGCTGACTTCCTATCTGAAGTCCCGAAAGATAAGGAAAAAGAGCTCTTAAAGTGGGAAGCCCTGGAGAGGGAGGAAAAGAAGAAAGAGGATGAAGCAGTGTGGAAGCTACTCACAGATAGGGCTTCAAGCATAGAAGGAAGTGGAGCAGGCATCACATTGATCAGCCCAGAGTGAGTCGAACTAACGTACGCAATCAGGCTAGACTTTGAGAACACCAACAACACGGCGGAATACGAACCCTTCTGGCAAGGTTAAGATTGGCTACGAAGGTAAAAGCTAGACACGTGGAAGCTAGTACTGACTCACAGCTCGTAGTCAAACAGTTCCATGGGGAATACGAGGCTAAGGATAGCACAATGGCCCGATACGTGGCCAAAGTAAAAGAAACGGGCAAGGCCTTCAAGACCTTCAAACTGGAATACATCCCCCGGGGGAGAAACAGAAAATCCGATCCTCTTAGCAAGCTAGCTTCCGTAGCTTTCGATCACCTAGCAAGAGAAGTCAATGTGGAGGTCCTAACCTCTCCCTCCATCGACACAAAAGAAGTAGCTACAATCGAAAATACCCAAGAGACATGGATGACACCGATTGTAAAATTCCTCAAAGACGGAATACTACCCGAGGGTGACTGGGCAGCCCGGAAGATAAGAGTCAAAGCTTTACAATACGGGTTGATTGACGGGGAACTTTAACGAAGGTTATACTTGGGGCCATCATTGAAATGTGTCGATAGTGAAAAAACTAAGTATGTGATTAGAGAGATACACGAAGGTATTTGCGGCATGCATTCTGGGCCAAGGACAGTGGTGGCAAAAGCAATGAATGCGGGATTTTATTGGCCTAGGATGTATGAGACAGCGTCAGAAGAAATCAATAAGTGTGACAACTGCCAGGTCCATGCACCCATGACACATCACCACAAGCACCCAATGATACCAGTGTCGACATCTTGGCCCTTCCAGAAGTGGGCCATTGACATAATCGGGCCGTTTCCAGAGGGCCCAGTAGGAGTTAAATGTGTGGTGGTCGCTATTGACTACTTTACCAAGTGGGTCGAGGCAAGACCCCTGGAAAAAATTACAGGAGAACAAATGAGCCGGTTTGTGCTGGACAACATCATATGCAGATATGGAGTGC
This is a stretch of genomic DNA from Helianthus annuus cultivar XRQ/B chromosome 16, HanXRQr2.0-SUNRISE, whole genome shotgun sequence. It encodes these proteins:
- the LOC110914984 gene encoding uncharacterized protein LOC110914984; protein product: MKDDDPQHPNNNHQWNFRSNSEYVKSFVPESVYVHEIDWMVRDLQLYVPDVKLYYHFKIPELDLDVGLCPLGNDGDVRLLAKYVAKNKVIKVFIEHGGAVNTIQRPRKKKLRVSKNLLLQWKDVTDVEGLEAADKVTNEVINDDVEEGNTGGVEAVNAEGNTGGVEAVNAEGNTGGVEAADKVTNEVVNEVVTNEDVEANLGGVEANVGGVDANVVVENASFNNSFSYDFDNANFSTDFPIDGESRQAEGDESEVGQSKQAEGGLSEHDQGGESEHDEGGEATDGAEADDDESPEGDDSDDSDFVKGLESMDEAEYDMMDYHANVDRSVDFMGAEVESVGNHDVDTSDDLLDDENLSYESFDSLTDEEMEDFETRRSLKLRELRRKKRGGQSTSQVTFYVGQLFPTANAAKDKINKHAIETRRSLSFLRNDKKGIRVVCEGRCPIFTCGPNQTGPSQSGPGIHIQSATCQKGKESSASGTKKGFKKGLVECNDKRKGRLNSVDCPWVLYLSRLSDEDETWVVKTYQPDHKCLTSRKIQPFTSTFLAKKEFVMNQIAANPNISVSRLQEELGRKYELSVTKMKTFRTKLKATKKIEGDFKVQYASLRDYVMELHRTNPGTTVKFVVEPECNPHAPTRIFKRIYVCLGPLKEGFKECRRELLGLDGAFMKGPYPGQMLTAVGLDPNNGIYPLAYGIVEAENKGSWIWFLQCIKDDLDLPDHANFTFIPDRQKGIIPAITQVFPAAEHRFCVRHIWQNMKLQWRGVAFKDCL
- the LOC110914985 gene encoding uncharacterized protein LOC110914985 isoform X2; translated protein: MTEYQPTPTPLAPFIIHNFIIPLIIYTNKSLKHLTRKFKLFEIISYTIVTSFLFFLKIIRSFIPSVFNYNSDRYHWIPFLKGYGQCTDVGDIGSFEGDTCIARALYQLLAIHNEIPVSSRKYEVVRSYAEKLMDENLGVSCEPLRQVNATVLSGAFARALRQLEVAVAEGDCGEVDSGVDVVEKSGGGGGGCFGLSRVVRTAGYFGGAAWTRFVKRKSRLGVSAEKLAAELLWLAQKLSACGSGDEAVRQWASASNLASVSLTTQLRLQGSLVKLSVYLFKQAASMGGKDDDEGTMEELRKIKMKMLMSWIPFLCRSSIGTDAPVLSFNEKAELENVLGELIGSLKHEDEQEKVLSLWLHHFTHCSSSDWPNLHLYYDHWCIISRKLLILDSK
- the LOC110914985 gene encoding uncharacterized protein LOC110914985 isoform X1; amino-acid sequence: MTEYQPTPTPLAPFIIHNFIIPLIIYTNKSLKHLTRKFKLFEIISYTIVTSFLFFLKIIRSFIPSVFNYNSIPESESESSDSDSDRYHWIPFLKGYGQCTDVGDIGSFEGDTCIARALYQLLAIHNEIPVSSRKYEVVRSYAEKLMDENLGVSCEPLRQVNATVLSGAFARALRQLEVAVAEGDCGEVDSGVDVVEKSGGGGGGCFGLSRVVRTAGYFGGAAWTRFVKRKSRLGVSAEKLAAELLWLAQKLSACGSGDEAVRQWASASNLASVSLTTQLRLQGSLVKLSVYLFKQAASMGGKDDDEGTMEELRKIKMKMLMSWIPFLCRSSIGTDAPVLSFNEKAELENVLGELIGSLKHEDEQEKVLSLWLHHFTHCSSSDWPNLHLYYDHWCIISRKLLILDSK